The Acidimicrobiia bacterium region TTTAGGGTTGCGTCCGAAGCGGGACCAATCTGGAGAGAGGGACAAACAGTTGCCCATCACCCTTGCGGGCGATGCTTACCTTCGGAGCCTTCTTGTCGGTAGCGCCCATTATATCCTTGGCCCTTTCGGTCCGGACTCGGCTTTGCGGCGCTGGGGGCTTGGTTTAGCCGAGCGAGGTGGTAAGGCGGCAAAGAAGCGTGCTGTGGACCATCTTGTCCGGCATGGTTGTTCTTTGGCTGCTCCAGGC contains the following coding sequences:
- a CDS encoding transposase; translated protein: MQLEVLEAGIRDSDRKIEEMALDLEGVDILTSVTGVGNLTAVAYVLTLGDPSRFPRSRILGSFLGLRPKRDQSGERDKQLPITLAGDAYLRSLLVGSAHYILGPFGPDSALRRWGLGLAERGGKAAKKRAVDHLVRHGCSLAAPG